The Achromobacter pestifer genome includes a region encoding these proteins:
- a CDS encoding heavy metal sensor histidine kinase: MISSISTRLALMFALSVALIVSVCAVLLQESLRLSLQQQMHNELELRHSFLDPLVMSRQSPETWHKVVSKLSAMAPDDGPDAQHWIVSDDPFYSYGGAAPDGVTWSQVPDGFSILPGNSGCCPLNVLVTTIPPAGSRPAVRLVVALDSTPYMKTLDDFTNVLIAISIAGALLVAFLGYGIARLGLLPVRRLGGQAQGLAPGSTGQRLGIEQLPAEIKDLAISFNGVLERQEVAWRQLESFNADVAHELRTPLTNLIGQTQLGLAVCKDEHEFKELLQSNMEELERMTSIVNDMLFLSHAQVGRMAMDMGDVSLRDEAAKTMEYLEPLFVEKELTVALEGDAHACADRRLFHRALANLLENAACYTAAQTGIRVELEEKDGLAYVSVTNQGAPIAPQVLPRLFERFFRVETARSHSDRHHGLGLAIVKAIASIHQGDVFVRSEGGVNTFGFSMACRPSIGQANGDAAIRPMAVATR, encoded by the coding sequence ATGATTTCCTCCATATCGACGCGCTTGGCGCTGATGTTCGCCCTGTCGGTGGCGCTGATCGTCTCGGTATGCGCCGTCCTGCTGCAGGAGTCGCTCAGGCTCTCCCTGCAGCAGCAGATGCACAACGAACTCGAGCTGCGCCACTCGTTCCTGGATCCGCTGGTGATGTCGCGGCAATCTCCGGAGACATGGCATAAGGTTGTCTCCAAGCTCAGCGCCATGGCGCCGGACGACGGGCCCGACGCGCAGCACTGGATCGTAAGCGACGATCCCTTCTACAGCTATGGCGGCGCGGCGCCCGACGGCGTGACATGGAGCCAGGTGCCGGACGGATTTTCTATCTTGCCGGGCAATAGCGGCTGCTGTCCGCTGAACGTGCTCGTCACGACCATTCCCCCCGCAGGCAGCCGCCCGGCCGTGCGCTTGGTCGTCGCGCTGGATTCGACACCCTACATGAAGACGCTGGACGACTTCACCAACGTCTTGATCGCGATATCGATCGCAGGCGCCTTGTTGGTGGCTTTCCTGGGCTACGGCATCGCGCGGCTGGGACTTTTGCCTGTCAGGCGCTTGGGCGGACAGGCGCAAGGTCTGGCGCCGGGAAGTACCGGGCAGCGGCTGGGCATCGAGCAGCTTCCGGCGGAGATCAAGGACCTGGCCATTTCCTTCAATGGCGTGCTGGAGCGGCAGGAAGTGGCCTGGCGCCAGCTCGAGAGCTTCAATGCCGACGTCGCGCATGAACTGCGCACGCCACTGACCAACCTGATCGGCCAGACACAACTCGGACTGGCGGTGTGCAAGGACGAACACGAATTCAAGGAGCTGCTGCAGTCCAACATGGAGGAACTTGAACGGATGACCTCCATCGTCAACGACATGCTGTTCCTGTCACATGCGCAGGTCGGCCGGATGGCCATGGACATGGGCGACGTGTCGTTGCGGGATGAGGCGGCCAAGACCATGGAATATCTTGAGCCGCTGTTCGTGGAAAAAGAACTGACCGTCGCCCTTGAAGGCGACGCCCACGCCTGCGCGGACCGCCGATTGTTCCATCGGGCGCTGGCAAACCTGCTGGAAAACGCGGCCTGCTACACCGCCGCGCAAACCGGGATCCGCGTGGAACTGGAGGAAAAGGATGGACTCGCCTACGTTTCCGTCACCAATCAGGGCGCTCCCATCGCGCCACAGGTTCTGCCGCGTCTGTTCGAGCGCTTTTTCAGAGTGGAAACCGCGCGCAGCCACAGCGACAGGCATCACGGGCTGGGCCTGGCCATCGTGAAGGCCATCGCCTCGATCCACCAGGGCGACGTGTTCGTACGCAGCGAGGGTGGCGTCAATACTTTCGGGTTCTCGATGGCGTGCCGCCCCTCGATCGGCCAGGCAAATGGGGACGCAGCAATTCGACCGATGGCCGTCGCAACCCGGTAA
- a CDS encoding glycosyltransferase family 4 protein — MKILYTNYHKGDGGGHTTYLATLIRHLGVHHNVTLAVPASSRLYSETDVADLSRNVAVEYSSRIWNTPAVVSHLVNIMAADRFDIVHVNGSLDHRSVMLARMRLRGPRPPVVYTKHDNHEISGLGPLLRAHMATDHVIAVCDDSARKLLASPYARCPISTVKNGVDTGRYQPYPALECEALRRAWPVDTEDRLIIGSNAGTANYKNWLHMVEGVSLLPPQLRRQVLVAIAGLPPSIEQQARIMELGMAGQVYYAGLLSDVRPFVAAFDLGFVLSTRIETISFACREMMAMGKPVMVSRYAGLPENIDHGVDGWVVEPSSPGGIAQCLARIIPQRQQLRAMGREARAKSVAKFGVERFVGQTLAVYDELLAA, encoded by the coding sequence ATGAAGATCCTCTACACCAACTACCACAAGGGCGACGGCGGCGGCCACACCACTTATCTCGCCACGCTTATCCGCCACCTTGGGGTTCATCATAATGTGACCTTGGCCGTGCCGGCATCCAGCCGGCTGTATAGCGAAACGGACGTGGCGGACTTGAGCCGGAATGTGGCCGTGGAATATTCCAGCCGCATCTGGAACACTCCCGCGGTGGTCTCGCACCTGGTGAACATCATGGCGGCGGATAGATTCGACATCGTGCACGTGAATGGTTCCCTGGATCACCGCAGCGTGATGCTCGCCAGGATGAGGCTGCGCGGGCCTCGGCCCCCAGTGGTCTACACCAAGCACGACAATCACGAAATCTCCGGACTGGGGCCCTTGCTGCGCGCCCACATGGCGACCGACCACGTCATCGCGGTCTGCGACGACTCGGCGCGCAAGCTGCTGGCCTCGCCCTATGCCCGTTGCCCGATCAGCACGGTCAAGAATGGCGTGGATACGGGGCGCTACCAGCCTTACCCAGCGTTGGAATGCGAGGCCTTGCGGCGCGCCTGGCCGGTCGATACCGAGGATCGCCTCATCATCGGCAGCAACGCCGGCACCGCCAACTACAAGAACTGGCTGCACATGGTCGAGGGGGTCTCGTTGCTGCCGCCGCAACTGCGGCGGCAGGTGCTGGTGGCGATAGCCGGACTGCCGCCCAGCATCGAGCAGCAGGCCCGGATCATGGAGCTGGGCATGGCCGGCCAAGTCTATTACGCTGGCCTCTTGTCCGATGTTCGGCCTTTCGTGGCCGCGTTCGACCTGGGTTTCGTCCTGTCCACCCGCATCGAGACCATATCCTTCGCATGCCGGGAAATGATGGCAATGGGCAAACCTGTCATGGTGAGCCGCTATGCGGGATTGCCTGAAAACATCGACCATGGCGTCGATGGCTGGGTCGTGGAGCCATCCTCGCCTGGCGGCATCGCGCAATGCCTCGCCCGGATCATCCCGCAAAGGCAACAGCTCCGGGCCATGGGCCGGGAAGCGCGCGCCAAGAGCGTGGCCAAATTCGGCGTCGAGAGATTCGTCGGGCAGACGCTGGCCGTGTACGACGAGCTGCTGGCTGCCTAG
- a CDS encoding heavy metal response regulator transcription factor — MRLLVVEDEPKTASYIKRGLTGLGYTVDVSGDGAEGLFLALEHDYDGIILDVMLPGQDGYAVLGLLRARKQTPVLMLSARGSVDERVKGLRQGADDYLPKPFSFTELVARIQALLRRRSGAGGESTLLQADDLQVDMMARRATRAGQRLDLTAKEFALLSLLVRHQGEILSKLMIAEQVWDMNFDSDANVVEVAMRRLRLKVDAPYEKKLLHTVRGMGYLLESRNESAAEQP, encoded by the coding sequence ATGCGCCTGCTGGTAGTGGAAGACGAGCCGAAGACGGCCTCGTACATCAAGCGCGGGCTGACCGGCCTGGGCTATACCGTGGACGTGTCCGGCGATGGAGCGGAAGGCCTGTTCCTGGCCCTGGAGCATGACTACGACGGCATCATCCTGGACGTCATGCTGCCTGGCCAGGACGGCTATGCGGTCCTGGGGCTGCTGCGCGCGCGCAAGCAGACGCCGGTGCTGATGCTGTCTGCCCGCGGTTCCGTGGATGAACGGGTCAAAGGTCTGCGCCAGGGCGCGGACGATTATTTACCCAAGCCGTTCTCCTTCACCGAGCTGGTGGCGCGGATCCAGGCCCTGCTGCGGCGCCGGAGTGGCGCGGGCGGCGAGTCGACCCTGCTGCAGGCGGACGACCTGCAGGTCGACATGATGGCGCGGCGCGCCACCCGCGCCGGGCAGCGGCTGGACCTGACCGCCAAGGAGTTCGCGCTGCTCAGCCTGCTGGTGCGGCACCAGGGCGAGATCCTGTCCAAGCTGATGATCGCGGAACAGGTCTGGGACATGAATTTCGACAGCGACGCCAATGTGGTCGAAGTGGCCATGCGGCGCTTGCGCCTCAAGGTTGACGCTCCCTACGAGAAGAAGCTGCTGCATACCGTCAGAGGCATGGGTTATCTGCTCGAAAGCCGCAACGAATCCGCCGCCGAGCAGCCATGA
- a CDS encoding helix-turn-helix domain-containing protein → MKNAAPTARGASWQASHISEARNRVGLPQTDFAELLGVSVRTLQDWEQGRRTPSGAAKTLLQVAMLHPETLRELPPWRANEHAES, encoded by the coding sequence ATGAAGAATGCTGCCCCGACGGCGCGCGGCGCATCGTGGCAGGCGTCGCATATCAGCGAAGCACGCAACCGCGTGGGCCTGCCGCAAACGGATTTCGCTGAACTGCTGGGCGTGAGCGTACGCACGCTGCAAGATTGGGAGCAAGGACGGCGCACCCCCTCGGGCGCGGCGAAGACCCTGCTGCAGGTAGCCATGCTGCACCCCGAGACCTTGCGAGAACTGCCCCCCTGGCGCGCCAACGAACACGCTGAATCTTGA